Proteins encoded in a region of the Sphingopyxis sp. OAS728 genome:
- a CDS encoding TonB-dependent receptor, whose amino-acid sequence MTNARYLLASASIGTLLFAASAAHAQTSTTAPAADTAESEIVVTGIRGSLREAIDAKRDLSVIADVVTAEDVGKFPDKNVAEALQRVPGIVVNREFGEGERVSLRGTAPNLTKTLLNGHSVATADWFILDQVASTRSFNYLTLPAEIIGRLEVYKSPQADVEEGGVGGTINVITRNPLDLDPLTLSASAQAAYSDLSGKVDPQVSGLISWKNADETFGVLVGAIYQKRRTRRDGLEIFGYRSFPVGGGQSALVPTLIGSTMFEQDRERYGANIGIQFRPSDELEINITGLYSRFNADNFNQNYIAWGEQALAGGGTISNAVVRDGVAVSGNIASATGGTTGFGVVYDAIDRQAVAKTVSADFDLTYRPTDSLSVHFKAGWTKANGDTNNENFIEFAGPGAFSYDLTSGRPEVSFSNPNPLNPAGIRPDFARIQSVTNDDEEKYVYLDVEKEVEWGPLTALKFGVKYTDHDRVAERFATNGGVFTPGLRCNGAPCTSADFATGSGMPGDFLDNIASPGTLTDYWRVDPAKLRAIYGASTSPSNDRFLVPGNTYSINEKAWGGYGLAKFGGEGWRGNVGVRVITTDQTSDGYIIGGANPEFTNPFGGFTPSTAKRSYTDILPSANLSVDLSPQVVLRFAAGKTVTRPDFVDITPGVDLNGTLLTGRGGDPNLDPYRANQYDLSIEWYPDRETIVALAAFYKDIQSYIVNTTSTEVLPGVFVPGSQPAGCVAAGGGNPNLFNCPYQINRRSNGDGGRNQGFEFQVSRPIWGGFGAVVNYTYSDAKANNGDPIPGNSKHSLNLTGYYENDLVSARLSYNYRSKFFIDIDRAAPLNQAALSSLDASVSVNITDNIALTADAINLTNEKIEQYSGTRDRPRAIYDNGRQFYVGARLKF is encoded by the coding sequence ATGACCAATGCAAGATATCTGCTCGCTTCGGCCAGCATTGGTACGCTGCTTTTCGCCGCCAGCGCGGCCCACGCCCAGACCTCCACCACCGCGCCCGCCGCTGACACGGCCGAGAGCGAAATTGTCGTCACCGGCATTCGCGGATCGCTCCGCGAAGCGATCGACGCAAAGCGCGACCTGTCGGTGATCGCCGACGTCGTCACCGCCGAGGATGTCGGCAAATTCCCTGACAAGAATGTCGCCGAGGCGCTCCAGCGCGTCCCCGGCATCGTCGTCAACCGCGAGTTCGGCGAGGGCGAGCGCGTCTCGCTCCGCGGCACCGCGCCGAACCTCACCAAGACTTTGCTCAACGGCCATAGCGTCGCGACCGCCGACTGGTTCATCCTCGATCAGGTCGCCTCGACGCGCAGCTTCAACTATCTGACGCTGCCCGCCGAAATCATCGGCCGCCTCGAAGTCTACAAGAGCCCGCAGGCCGACGTCGAGGAAGGCGGGGTCGGCGGCACGATCAACGTCATCACGCGCAACCCCCTCGACCTCGACCCGCTCACCCTCTCGGCCTCGGCGCAGGCCGCCTATTCGGACCTGTCGGGCAAGGTCGACCCGCAGGTTTCGGGGCTGATCAGCTGGAAGAATGCCGACGAGACCTTCGGCGTCCTTGTCGGCGCCATCTATCAAAAGCGCCGCACGCGCCGCGACGGGCTCGAAATCTTCGGCTACCGCTCCTTCCCCGTCGGCGGCGGGCAGAGCGCGCTCGTCCCGACGCTGATCGGCTCGACGATGTTCGAACAGGACCGCGAGCGCTACGGCGCCAATATCGGCATCCAGTTCCGCCCGTCGGACGAGCTCGAGATCAACATCACCGGCCTCTACTCGCGTTTCAACGCCGACAACTTCAACCAGAATTATATCGCATGGGGCGAACAGGCGCTCGCCGGCGGCGGCACGATCAGCAATGCCGTGGTCCGCGACGGCGTCGCGGTCTCGGGCAACATCGCCTCGGCCACCGGCGGCACGACGGGTTTCGGCGTCGTCTATGACGCGATCGACCGCCAGGCGGTCGCCAAGACCGTCTCGGCCGACTTCGACCTGACCTACCGCCCGACCGACAGCCTCTCGGTGCATTTCAAGGCCGGCTGGACCAAGGCGAACGGCGACACGAACAACGAGAATTTCATCGAGTTCGCCGGCCCCGGCGCCTTCAGCTACGATCTCACCAGCGGCCGGCCCGAGGTCAGCTTCTCGAACCCGAACCCGCTCAACCCGGCGGGCATCCGCCCCGACTTCGCGCGCATCCAGTCGGTGACCAACGACGATGAGGAGAAATATGTCTACCTCGACGTCGAAAAGGAGGTCGAATGGGGCCCGCTCACCGCGCTCAAATTCGGGGTCAAATATACCGACCATGATCGCGTCGCCGAACGCTTCGCGACCAACGGCGGCGTCTTCACCCCCGGCCTGCGTTGCAACGGCGCGCCCTGCACCTCGGCCGACTTCGCAACCGGCAGCGGGATGCCCGGCGACTTCCTCGACAATATCGCCTCGCCCGGCACGCTCACCGACTATTGGCGCGTCGACCCGGCGAAGCTGCGTGCCATCTATGGCGCATCGACATCGCCCTCGAACGACCGCTTCCTCGTCCCCGGCAACACCTATTCGATCAACGAAAAGGCGTGGGGCGGCTACGGCCTCGCCAAATTCGGCGGCGAGGGCTGGCGCGGCAATGTCGGCGTCCGCGTGATCACCACCGACCAGACGTCGGACGGCTATATCATCGGCGGCGCGAACCCCGAGTTCACCAACCCGTTCGGCGGCTTCACCCCGTCGACCGCGAAGCGCTCGTACACCGACATCTTGCCGAGCGCGAACCTCTCGGTCGATCTCTCACCGCAGGTCGTGCTGCGCTTCGCCGCGGGCAAGACGGTGACGCGCCCCGACTTCGTCGACATCACCCCCGGCGTCGATCTCAACGGCACCTTGCTCACCGGCCGCGGCGGCGATCCGAACCTCGATCCGTACCGCGCCAACCAGTATGACCTGTCGATCGAATGGTATCCCGACCGCGAGACGATCGTCGCGCTCGCCGCCTTCTACAAGGATATCCAGTCGTACATCGTCAACACGACCTCGACCGAAGTCCTGCCGGGCGTGTTCGTGCCGGGATCGCAGCCCGCGGGCTGCGTCGCGGCGGGCGGCGGCAACCCGAACCTGTTCAACTGCCCCTATCAGATCAACCGCCGCAGCAACGGCGACGGCGGGCGCAACCAGGGCTTCGAATTCCAGGTGTCGCGCCCGATCTGGGGCGGCTTCGGCGCGGTGGTGAACTACACCTATTCGGACGCCAAGGCGAACAATGGCGACCCGATCCCGGGCAATTCGAAGCACTCGCTCAACCTGACGGGCTATTATGAGAATGACCTCGTCAGCGCGCGGCTCTCGTACAATTACCGGTCGAAATTCTTCATCGATATCGACCGCGCCGCGCCGCTCAATCAGGCCGCACTCTCGTCGCTCGACGCGTCGGTCAGCGTCAATATCACCGACAATATTGCGCTCACCGCCGACGCGATCAACCTGACCAACGAGAAGATCGAGCAATATTCGGGCACCCGCGACCGCCCGCGCGCGATCTACGACAATGGCCGTCAATTCTATGTCGGCGCGCGCCTGAAGTTCTGA
- a CDS encoding helix-turn-helix domain-containing protein gives MTEAATVWDGIRPRSGRDVVARHQAQIGQLGVLAATENLEAPTDWAFEEDHHVIVVHLGGRLDRMECEFAVGPSGPVLPARGDVWMIPAAGRYAALAQGERAEFVELSVPTALLADAPLVARVQHRDAFLFDAAARLFELVGEADDDLARMASHEVGDALERHLFHRYGHRDPRPVRRALSASDRNRLVDAIRGQLDAEHSLAAFAALVGMDERGFTGAFRDAFGVSPWQYVMRARLDEAARLLWYRAEPVTEVALATGFASPSHFATAFARRFGVPPSRYRAAAR, from the coding sequence TTGACCGAAGCCGCAACCGTCTGGGATGGCATCAGACCGCGATCGGGGCGCGACGTCGTCGCGCGGCACCAGGCGCAGATCGGCCAGCTCGGCGTGCTCGCCGCCACCGAAAATCTCGAAGCGCCGACCGACTGGGCGTTCGAGGAAGATCATCATGTCATCGTCGTCCATCTCGGCGGCCGGCTCGACCGGATGGAGTGCGAGTTCGCGGTCGGGCCGTCGGGGCCGGTTCTGCCGGCGCGCGGCGATGTGTGGATGATCCCGGCGGCGGGCCGCTATGCGGCGCTCGCGCAGGGCGAGCGTGCCGAGTTTGTCGAGCTGAGCGTGCCGACGGCGCTGCTCGCCGATGCGCCGCTCGTGGCGCGGGTGCAGCATCGCGACGCGTTTTTGTTCGATGCGGCGGCGCGGTTGTTCGAGCTCGTAGGCGAAGCAGATGACGATCTGGCGCGGATGGCGTCGCACGAGGTGGGCGACGCGCTCGAGCGCCATCTGTTTCATCGATATGGGCATCGCGATCCGCGGCCCGTGCGGCGGGCCTTGTCGGCATCGGATCGCAACCGGTTGGTCGATGCGATCCGCGGGCAGCTCGATGCGGAGCATAGCCTTGCCGCGTTCGCGGCGCTGGTCGGGATGGACGAGCGGGGCTTCACCGGCGCCTTTCGCGACGCGTTCGGCGTGTCGCCCTGGCAATATGTGATGCGCGCACGGCTGGACGAGGCGGCGCGGTTGCTGTGGTACCGCGCGGAGCCGGTGACCGAGGTGGCGTTGGCGACGGGCTTTGCGTCGCCCAGCCATTTCGCGACCGCTTTTGCGCGGCGCTTCGGGGTGCCGCCGTCGCGCTATCGTGCTGCGGCACGTTAG
- a CDS encoding SDR family oxidoreductase, whose product MADHSIKGKTVLIAGGGKNLGGLIARDLAEQGAKAIAIHYNSAAAAAETEATLAAIRAAGAEAVAFQADLTSAASMEKLFADTIAAIGRPDIAINTVGKVLKKPFTEISEAEYDAMTAVNSKTAFFFLKEAGKHVNDNGKICTLVTSLLGAYTPFYAAYAGTKAPVEHFTRAASKEFGERGISVTAIGPGPMDTPFFYPAEGEDAQAYHKSAAALSAFTKTGLTDIADIVPWIRMLVSDGWWMTGQTILVNGGYTTK is encoded by the coding sequence ATGGCCGACCACAGCATCAAGGGTAAGACCGTCCTCATCGCCGGCGGCGGCAAGAATCTCGGCGGCCTGATCGCGCGCGACCTCGCCGAACAGGGCGCGAAGGCCATCGCAATCCACTACAACAGCGCCGCAGCAGCAGCCGAGACCGAAGCGACGCTCGCCGCGATCCGCGCCGCGGGTGCCGAGGCGGTCGCTTTCCAAGCCGACCTCACGTCGGCCGCGTCCATGGAAAAGCTGTTCGCCGACACGATCGCCGCGATCGGCCGCCCCGACATCGCGATCAACACCGTCGGCAAGGTGCTCAAAAAGCCCTTCACCGAGATCAGCGAAGCCGAATATGACGCGATGACCGCGGTCAATTCGAAGACCGCCTTCTTCTTCCTGAAAGAGGCCGGCAAACATGTGAACGACAATGGCAAGATATGCACGCTCGTCACCTCGCTACTCGGCGCCTACACGCCCTTCTATGCCGCCTATGCGGGCACCAAGGCGCCGGTCGAGCATTTCACCCGCGCCGCGTCGAAGGAGTTCGGCGAACGGGGCATTTCGGTGACTGCGATCGGTCCCGGCCCGATGGACACCCCCTTCTTCTATCCCGCCGAAGGCGAAGATGCGCAGGCCTATCACAAATCCGCCGCCGCGCTCTCGGCCTTCACGAAGACCGGCCTCACCGACATCGCCGACATCGTCCCGTGGATCCGCATGCTCGTGTCGGACGGCTGGTGGATGACCGGCCAGACGATCCTCGTCAACGGCGGCTACACGACCAAGTGA
- a CDS encoding low temperature requirement protein A, translated as MTAKHPGAPRRPMLRDRDGHHARVTFEELFFDLVYVFAVTQLSHTLLHHLSLVGALETLILWFAVWLGWQYTCWVTNWFDPENPRLRSFLFVLMLLALVMSAAIPDAFGNKALVFAGCYVAIQLGRTLFVILALDRSTALAANYRRMAAWFTMSGCFWIAGALVGHELRLLLWAIAVFLEYVAPMTGFAFPGLGRSHTSEWTIEGGHLAERCQLFVIVALGETLLATGATLARGEAWSGSLLSALGATFLGTLALWWLYFGTSSKDATAKITTSDDPGRIGAWFNYVHAILVGGIIVCAVGNDLAMAHPDGHATLPQVLVIAAGPILYFAGSAIYRRVVYGRIPVSHLVGIVAALALAPVGLNADLLTMGWLTTLLLTAVAIWESRTRRAAPPIEGH; from the coding sequence ATGACGGCGAAGCACCCCGGCGCCCCCCGCCGCCCGATGCTCCGCGACCGCGACGGCCATCACGCGCGCGTGACCTTCGAAGAATTGTTCTTCGACCTCGTCTACGTCTTCGCGGTCACCCAGCTCAGCCACACTCTGCTCCACCACCTCAGCCTCGTCGGCGCGCTCGAAACGCTGATCCTCTGGTTCGCGGTCTGGCTCGGCTGGCAATATACCTGCTGGGTCACCAACTGGTTCGACCCCGAAAACCCCCGGCTGCGCAGCTTCCTATTCGTGCTGATGCTGCTCGCGCTCGTGATGTCGGCCGCGATCCCCGACGCGTTCGGGAACAAGGCGCTTGTCTTCGCCGGATGCTATGTCGCGATACAGCTCGGGCGAACGCTCTTCGTAATCCTTGCGCTCGACCGCTCCACGGCACTCGCGGCCAATTACCGTCGCATGGCCGCGTGGTTCACCATGTCGGGTTGTTTCTGGATCGCCGGCGCGCTCGTCGGACATGAGTTACGCCTGCTCCTCTGGGCGATCGCCGTCTTCCTCGAATATGTGGCCCCGATGACCGGCTTCGCCTTTCCCGGGCTCGGCCGATCGCACACGAGCGAATGGACGATCGAGGGCGGGCATCTCGCCGAACGCTGCCAGCTCTTCGTCATCGTTGCGCTGGGCGAAACCCTGCTCGCAACCGGCGCCACGCTCGCCCGCGGCGAAGCGTGGAGCGGCTCGCTCCTCTCGGCGCTCGGCGCGACCTTCCTCGGCACGCTCGCGCTCTGGTGGCTCTATTTCGGCACCTCGAGCAAGGACGCGACGGCAAAGATCACGACCTCCGACGACCCCGGCCGCATCGGCGCCTGGTTTAACTATGTCCACGCGATCCTCGTCGGAGGCATCATCGTCTGCGCGGTCGGCAACGATCTGGCGATGGCGCATCCGGACGGCCACGCCACCCTGCCGCAGGTGCTGGTGATCGCCGCCGGGCCGATCCTCTATTTCGCCGGCAGCGCGATCTACCGCCGCGTCGTTTACGGTCGCATCCCGGTGTCGCATCTCGTGGGCATCGTCGCCGCGCTGGCGCTGGCTCCGGTCGGCCTCAACGCCGATCTGCTCACCATGGGGTGGCTCACGACGCTGCTCCTCACCGCGGTCGCGATCTGGGAAAGCCGGACGCGGCGCGCGGCGCCGCCGATCGAGGGGCACTGA
- a CDS encoding TonB-dependent receptor, translated as MTNSFRPVLALMLASAAMPLHAEEAAMDAAVADAADTGESNEIVVTGLKFDRTLQDTPESVKVFTSDDIERQSLTNIFDLIDRTANLASTFNESGFTIRGISNTNVSGTGFGDLATVYLDGSPLPSDATASGPLDLWDIDQVEILRGPQSTLQGRNALAGAIIIKTADPSFDWQGKARAMITDANGEYRFGAAIGGPIIDDVLAFRVAGELTRGDGFVKNSFTGGHYDPNSSDVVRAKLLFTPSGADGLQIKLSYLHDRHDGNGRGYAYSDTPDYWSNRIVEANRPTFSRSKTDLFTLDATLPLGDVFTLSSISTYNHLRTSSAYDGDLQAVDTAYGDAVTNQKIFSQELRLTFDTGPLQGLIGGYYSRTKNPDSNTNSTFGLDPDRDLGLTPTVAAVLQGPPFGLDPATALFLAQQARAQYPGLIYITSSQDYSIDIETMALFGDASFEITPGLKLLAGFRYDREKQRVSNDNIVVINTPLPNPALYPSPLNMILSTVNGLIQQQADDASSSSPLSNTSYEAFLPKGGISWEIAPDKTISAIVQRGYRSGGSGVNPARASTYVYDPEYTWNYELSLRTQWFDRRLTFNANAFFIDWTDQQVSVQLSNSVYDYETQNAGKSRVYGFEVESDFDVTDSFNIYGSVGYARTEFLDFDATGGFVDDLSGLEFVSSPRWTWAAGFSWRDRSGISVNANVNHRGAAYQGLIDQSARDVPGRTLVNAKVGWSNDNFGAYLFANNIFDEKFFDYQYDNDGRLNALLGEPRMIGLSFEARF; from the coding sequence ATGACCAACTCTTTCCGGCCGGTTCTGGCCCTGATGCTGGCGAGCGCGGCGATGCCGCTGCACGCCGAAGAAGCGGCGATGGATGCCGCGGTGGCCGACGCGGCCGATACGGGCGAGAGCAACGAGATCGTCGTCACCGGCCTGAAATTCGACCGCACGCTGCAGGACACGCCCGAAAGCGTGAAGGTCTTTACCTCCGACGATATCGAACGTCAGAGCCTGACCAATATATTCGACCTGATCGATCGCACCGCGAACCTGGCCTCAACCTTCAACGAGTCGGGCTTCACGATCCGCGGCATTTCGAACACCAATGTGTCGGGCACCGGTTTCGGCGACCTCGCCACCGTCTATCTCGACGGATCGCCGCTGCCGAGCGACGCGACCGCCAGCGGTCCGCTCGACCTGTGGGATATCGACCAGGTCGAGATTTTGCGCGGGCCGCAATCGACGCTGCAGGGGCGCAACGCGCTGGCAGGGGCGATCATCATCAAGACCGCGGATCCGAGCTTCGACTGGCAGGGCAAGGCGCGCGCGATGATCACCGATGCCAATGGCGAATATCGCTTCGGCGCCGCAATCGGCGGCCCGATCATCGACGATGTCCTCGCTTTCCGCGTTGCGGGCGAACTGACGCGCGGCGACGGGTTCGTGAAGAACAGCTTCACCGGGGGGCATTACGATCCGAACAGCAGCGACGTCGTGCGCGCCAAATTGCTGTTCACCCCGTCGGGGGCCGACGGGTTGCAGATCAAGCTGTCCTATCTCCATGACCGGCACGACGGCAACGGACGCGGCTATGCCTATAGCGACACGCCCGATTATTGGAGCAATCGCATCGTCGAGGCCAATCGGCCGACCTTTTCGCGATCGAAGACCGACCTGTTCACGCTCGATGCGACGCTGCCGCTCGGCGATGTGTTCACCCTGTCGTCGATCTCGACCTATAATCATCTGCGGACATCGTCGGCCTATGACGGCGATTTGCAGGCGGTCGATACCGCCTATGGCGATGCGGTTACCAATCAGAAGATTTTCAGCCAGGAACTGCGCCTGACGTTCGATACCGGCCCGTTGCAGGGCCTGATCGGCGGCTATTATTCACGGACCAAGAATCCGGATTCGAACACGAACAGCACCTTCGGTCTCGATCCCGACCGCGATCTGGGGCTGACGCCGACGGTCGCCGCCGTGCTGCAGGGCCCGCCCTTCGGCCTCGATCCCGCGACAGCGCTTTTTCTGGCGCAGCAGGCGAGGGCGCAATATCCGGGGCTGATCTACATCACCTCGTCGCAGGATTATTCGATCGACATCGAGACGATGGCGCTGTTCGGCGATGCTAGTTTTGAAATCACGCCGGGGCTGAAGCTGCTCGCGGGTTTCCGTTACGATCGCGAGAAGCAGCGGGTATCGAACGACAATATCGTCGTCATCAACACCCCGCTGCCCAACCCGGCGCTTTATCCGTCGCCGCTCAACATGATCCTGTCGACGGTCAACGGGCTGATCCAGCAGCAGGCCGACGATGCCAGCAGCAGCAGCCCGCTGTCGAACACCAGTTATGAAGCCTTCCTGCCCAAGGGCGGCATTTCGTGGGAAATCGCGCCCGACAAGACGATCAGCGCGATCGTCCAGCGCGGCTATCGCTCGGGCGGCAGCGGCGTGAACCCGGCGCGCGCATCGACCTATGTCTATGATCCCGAATATACGTGGAATTATGAGCTGTCGCTGCGCACGCAGTGGTTCGATCGGCGGCTGACCTTCAACGCCAACGCCTTTTTCATCGACTGGACCGACCAGCAGGTGAGCGTGCAATTGTCGAACAGCGTCTATGATTATGAGACGCAGAATGCGGGCAAGTCGCGCGTTTACGGCTTCGAAGTCGAGAGCGATTTCGACGTCACCGACAGTTTCAACATCTATGGATCGGTCGGTTATGCGCGCACCGAATTCCTCGATTTCGACGCGACGGGCGGCTTTGTCGACGATCTGTCGGGACTCGAGTTCGTGAGCTCGCCGCGCTGGACCTGGGCGGCCGGTTTCAGCTGGCGCGACCGGAGCGGGATTTCGGTCAACGCCAACGTCAATCATCGCGGCGCGGCCTATCAGGGGCTGATCGACCAGAGCGCCCGCGATGTGCCCGGCCGCACCCTCGTCAATGCCAAGGTCGGCTGGAGCAACGACAATTTCGGCGCCTATCTGTTCGCGAACAACATCTTCGACGAGAAATTCTTCGACTATCAATATGACAATGATGGCCGCCTCAACGCGTTGCTCGGCGAGCCGCGTATGATCGGGCTGAGTTTCGAAGCGCGGTTCTGA